The Marinobacter halotolerans genome includes a window with the following:
- a CDS encoding acetyl-CoA C-acetyltransferase, producing the protein MRDVVIAAAKRTAVGSFGGGLSSLRADQLGSAVIKALLEETGVSPDQIDEVILGQVLTAGCGQNPARQASINAGIPATVPAMTINKVCGSGLKAVHMAVQAIQCGDAELLIAGGQESMSQAPHVLPNSRNGQRMGNWTMVDTMISDGLWDAFNDYHMGVTAENITEKYGISRQEQDEFAAASQQKAAAAIDAGYFDSQIVPVSVPQRKGDPLIVDTDENPRAGVTAESLGKLRPAFKKDGTVTAGNASALNDGAAAVIVCSAEKAKALGLTPLATIRAHANAGVDPTIMGTGPIPASQRCLQRAGWTVDEIDLIEANEAFAAQAISVNRDLGWDVSKVNVNGGAIALGHPIGASGCRILVTLLHEMMRRDAKKGLATLCIGGGMGVALAVERQ; encoded by the coding sequence CTGCTGGAAGAAACCGGCGTCTCTCCTGACCAGATTGACGAGGTGATTCTGGGCCAGGTGCTTACCGCCGGTTGTGGCCAGAACCCGGCACGGCAGGCCTCGATCAACGCCGGTATACCGGCGACCGTGCCGGCCATGACCATCAACAAGGTCTGTGGCTCGGGGCTGAAGGCCGTCCATATGGCGGTGCAGGCTATTCAATGTGGCGATGCGGAGTTGCTGATTGCCGGTGGCCAGGAGAGCATGAGCCAGGCACCCCACGTTCTGCCCAACAGCCGCAACGGCCAGCGGATGGGCAACTGGACGATGGTGGATACCATGATTTCCGACGGCCTGTGGGACGCGTTCAATGATTACCACATGGGCGTGACCGCCGAGAACATCACCGAAAAATACGGCATCTCCCGGCAGGAGCAGGATGAATTCGCGGCCGCCTCACAGCAGAAAGCGGCCGCCGCCATCGACGCTGGCTATTTCGACAGCCAGATCGTTCCCGTATCGGTTCCCCAGCGCAAGGGTGATCCCCTGATTGTCGACACGGACGAGAACCCCCGTGCCGGCGTGACGGCTGAGAGCCTTGGCAAACTGCGCCCCGCCTTCAAAAAGGATGGCACCGTGACCGCCGGCAACGCCTCTGCTCTGAACGATGGCGCCGCCGCAGTGATTGTCTGCAGTGCCGAGAAAGCAAAGGCGCTGGGTCTGACGCCGCTGGCAACCATTCGTGCCCACGCCAATGCCGGCGTTGACCCTACCATCATGGGCACGGGCCCGATTCCCGCCAGCCAGCGCTGCCTTCAGCGAGCCGGCTGGACGGTCGACGAGATTGACCTGATCGAAGCTAACGAAGCCTTCGCAGCCCAGGCCATATCCGTGAACCGGGATCTGGGTTGGGATGTAAGCAAGGTGAACGTGAACGGCGGCGCCATTGCCCTGGGCCACCCCATCGGCGCATCCGGCTGCCGCATTCTGGTGACTCTGCTGCATGAAATGATGCGGCGGGATGCAAAGAAAGGGCTGGCAACCCTGTGCATCGGCGGCGGCATGGGCGTCGCCCTGGCCGTGGAACGCCAGTAG